From Micromonospora echinospora:
CATCGCCACGCTCGGCGAGGAGGTACGCGACCCGGAGCGCACCATCCCCCGGGCGGTGCCGCTGGCGCTCGGCGCGGTACTGGCGATCTACCTGACGCTGGCGGTGGTCGCGCTCGGCGTACTGGGCGCCGACCGGCTGGCGTCCACCGACGCGCCGCTCGTCGAGGTCGTGACCGCCGCCGGACACCCGGGGCTGGCCTGGCTGGTCCGGGCCGGTGCCGCGGTGGCGGTGACCGGGGTGCTGCTCTCCCTGCTCGCCGGCGTCGGCCGCACCTCGCTCGCGATGGCCCGCCGCCGGGATCTGCCGGGCGCGCTGGCAGCAGTGCACCCGCGCCACCGGGTGCCGCACCGCGCCGAGCTGGCCGTGGCCGCCGTGGTGGTCGCCGTCGTCGCGGTGGGCGACGTCCGGGGCGCGATCGGCTTCTCCAGTTGCACGGTGCTGGTCTACTACGCGATCACCAACGCGGCGGCGCTGACGCTCGGCCCGGACCCGGCCCGGCGCGTCCCGGCACGGCTGCTCGCCGCACTGGGGCTGGTCGGCTGCCTGGTGCTGGCGGTCAACCTGCCCCTGCCGAGCGTGCTCGCCGGGTTCGGTGTGCTCGCCCTCGGCGCGCTCGGGTACGCGATCCGCCGCCGTCTGCGACCTGCCTGACGCGGCCGGTCACTCCTCCGGGCGCCGCGCGGCGGGTGGACCGGCGGGCGCCGGTGGCGGCGCGGGCGTGGTCTCCCGGAGCAGCGCGGTCAGCCCGGCCCGCCGGGCCACCACTGTCAACCGGTCACCGGCCTGGATCACCATGCGCGGATCGGCCGTCCAGTCGGCCTTCTGGTTCGGCCGGGTGTAGGCGAGCAGGCGTACCTCGCCGGGCCGGGCCACCGCGCTCAGCGGACGCCCGTCCAGCGGCGAACCCGCCACCACCGGCACCTCGGTGACCAGCAGCGCGTGCCGGTCGACCGGGATGGTGGCGACGACCGCGCGGTCCAGCAGGGCCGCCGCGAACGACGGCGCGGCCAGATAGGACACGCTGCGCGAGATGCCGATGCCGAACGCCTGCTGGATCCGCTCGGCGAAGTCGCCGTCGAACAACCGCAGCACCACCCGCAGGTCCGGGTCCAGCGACCGGGCGATCAGCGCGGCACGCAGGTTCGTCCCGTCGTCGGTGGAGACCACCACCAGCGCCTGGCAGGTGTCGACCGAGGCGGACCGAAGCGTCTCCTCCCGGCCGGCGTCGCCGACGATCAGCGGCACCCCCAGCCGGTGCGCCAGCGCGGCGCCCCGCGCGTCGGCGTTCCTGTCGATCGCCACCACCTCGACGCCGAAGTCGTGCAGCTGAGCCATCACCCGGGTACCGATGTTGCCCAGCCCGACCAGCACCACGTGCCCGGAACGGTCCGGCTGGACCCGCCCGGCGTGCAGGGCCAGCCGGGCGTTGACGACGCCGTCGACCACGGCGGCCGTGATCAGCGGGATCAGCGCCAGCCCGGCCAGGTTGAGCACCACCTGCATGACCTGGGCGGCGACCGGCTTGTTGACGTCCGGGTCCTGGCCGGTGAGCGTGGTGACCAGCGTCAGGTAGACCGCCTCGCTCCAACTGACGTCGGTGGCCCGGGCGTTGAGCCAGCCCAGCACCGCGATCACCCCGAGCAGCACCAGCACCGCGATACCGATCTTGCGGGTGGCGAAGTGGCGGACCGCGCGCAGCAGCACTGCCCCCGGCTGCCGTAGCCGCCGCGCCCGTACCAGCCGCCGCGCGGCCACCTCGGTGCCCGCCGGCCGCCCGGTCGCCTCGGCCAGCACCACGTCGGCCGCCGCCTCGTCGGCGGGCAGCACCCGCACCAGGTCCGGGTCGGTGGTGACGGCCAGGCCGCAGACCACGTCCTGCGGGCGTACGTCGTCGCGGCGCGCCACGTACAGTGTGCGCCCGGCGTGCCGGAAGTGGGTGGGCGCCACCTCGCCCAGCGCGGCGGCGACGAAGGCGGGCGCGGCCATCGAGGCGTCGGAGAGCACCGCCGAGTCGGGGAAGAGCTGCCGCAGCCCGTCGGCCAGGTTCGTGTTGAACATGCGCACCACCAGGCGCAGCCGGGACTCGACCTCCTGGGCGCAGAGCGCGGCGTGCATGTTGCCCACGTCGTCCTGGTTCAGCAGCGCCAGCCCGGCCGCGCCGGCCAGCCCGGCCCGGCGGAACGCCGCCTCGTCGAGCCGTTCGGCGGTGACGACCCGTACCCCCGGCACGTCCCGCCCGTCCGGGCCCTCGGACCGGCGGCGGGCCGGCACCACGAGCGTGACCCGCACCCGCCCTTCGGCGCTGTCGGTGGCGAGCAGCGACCGGACCACCCAGTAGGCGAGCGGATCGGACCCGCAGACCACGAAGTGAGGGCGTTCGTCACCGTTCATCCGAAGCCGCCAGCCGGTCGCGCGGCGCGCGCGGTCACGCAGTGGCTCGGCCATGTCCGGATCGTAGTCAGCCGCTCGCGATGTGCGCAGCCCCGGCGATCATGAACGCATGGCGGGGCCGGGTACGGGTAGAGCACCGGCATGCAGACGTTCCTGCCGTATCCGGACTTCCTGGCCAGCGCCCGGACGCTGGACCAGAAGCGGCTGGGCAAGCAGCGCGTCGAGGCGATCCAGGTGCTGCGCGGCCTGACCCGGCCGGACTACGGCTGGCGCAACCATCCCGCGGTGAAGATGTGGGCCGGGTACGAGGAGGCGCTGACCCGGTACGGGCTGGACATGTGCGCGGTGTGGTGCGAGCCGGGCCGGGCCGACACCTGCGCCGGCACGCTCGCCACCGACCTCGCCGCCGCCTGCGGGATCGCGGTGATCCGCACCCAGGACGAGCTGGCCGCTGCCGGTGAGCTGCCACCCTGGCTGGGCCTCGACGACCTGCACCGCAGCCACCGGTCGTCGCTGCTGCGCAAGGACCCCGTCCACTATGCACAGTTGTTCACCGACGTCTCCCCCGACCTGGAGTACGTCTGGCCCCCTTCCGACCGCCCCCGCCGCTGCCTGGGGTGAAAGGAAGGGCCCCTTGTTAACGCCTCCGGTAGAGGAAGGGCCCCTTGTTAACACCTCCCCCCACGCCCCCGGGCGGCGCAAGCAGCGCGCGGACCGCCCGGCGTTAAGAAGGGCCCCCGCACATCCGTATGCGTTAAAAAGGGCCCCTTCCTTTCACCTCGGGCAGACTGGGGGGACCGCCGACTGGAGGAAGCCCCGTGGGTCTGTCGCAAGTGGTAGGTCGCCTGATCGGCGTACGCGAGCACGTGGTGGACCCGGGCGGCGGGGGCGCCCCCCGCGTGCCGCGACCGGTGCCGGCGCTGGTGGTCGGCGGCGGCATCGCCGGCATGTCGGCGGCGGTGGTGCTGGCCGAGCGCGGGGTGGCGGTGACAGTGCTGGAGGCCGCACCGCACCTCGGCGGCCGGCTCGGCGCCTGGCCGGAGGAGCTGCCCGACGGCGCCCAGCGCAACGAGCACGGCTTCCACGCGTTCTTCCGGCAGTACTGGAACTGGCGGTCGATCCTGCGCCGCGTCGATCCGGCGCTGGGCTTCCTCAAGCCGATCCCGGGCTACCCGATCCTGTCGGAGCAGTGGCCGACCGAGGAGTTCGGCAAGCTGCCCCCGGCGCCGCCCGCGAACCTGCTGGCGCTGCTGCTGCACAGTCCCAGCCTGCGCCTGGCGGACCTGCGCGCGATGGACCGGGACGCCGCGTTGCCGCTGCTCACCTACGACCCGGTACGCACCTACGAGGAGTTCGACGAGCGCACAGCGGACGAGCTGCTCACCTCGCTGCGGCTGCCGGACCGGGCGCGGGCAATGCTCTTCGAGGTCTTCTCGCACTCGTTCTTCAACCACGAGGCGGAGATGTCGGCCGCCGAGATGATCGCCCAGTTCCACTTCTATCTGCTCGGAAACCCGGAAGGGCTGGCGTTCGACTGCCCGGACCGGGACTACGCGACGGCGATCTGGGAGCCGCTGACCCGCCACGTGGAGAAGCACGGCGGCCGGGTGCTGACCGGTGCTCCGGCCACCCGGCTGGACCGTACCCCGGCCGGCTGGCGCGTCACCGGCGCGGACGGCGACGTCTGGGAGGCGCCGCACGTGGTCCTCGCGGTGGATCCGCCGGCGCTCGCCGCGCTGGTCGCCGCCTCACCCGGCCTGGTCGCGGCGGCGCCCGAGCTGGTGGCGCGGATGCCCGCGTTCGGCACGCCCGGGCCGCCGTACGCGGTGGCGCGATACTGGATGGACGGGGACGTCCGCCCGGACCGGGCGGTGTTCAGTGGCGTCTCCCGGCAGCCCACGCTGGACTCGGTGACGCTCTACCACCGGCTGGAGGACGAGCCCCGCCGTTGGGCCGAGCGGACCGGTGGCTCGGTGGTGGAGCTGCACGCGTACGCCTGCGAGCCGGACGTGCCGGCCGACGAGCTGGCCGCGCGGATGCTGCGGGAGTTGACCGCGCTCTGGCCGGAGGTGGCCGATCTGCGGGTACGCGAGCTGCGCGCCCGGGTCGAGGCGCAGGCCCCGGCGTTCACGCCCGGCAGCCACGCCGGTCGTCCGGGGGTGGAGACCGACGCGGCGGGCCTCTATCTGGCCGGGGACGGCATCCGCACGGAGTTCCCGAGCGCGCTGATGGAGCGTTCGGCGGCCACCGGGATCATCGCCGCCAATCACATCCTGCGGGCCGAGGGGGCGGCGGCCGAGCCGGTCCGCTCGATCCGTCCGCGCGGCCTGCTGGCCGGCAAGGCCGGCCCGAAACGGTCATAGACGGATAAAAACGGCTCTACGCTCGACTGATCCGGTGACACGGGAGGTCGGGCGGTGAGCACCGCGACGAGGGAGCGGCGCAACGAGGAGCACGGGACACCACGGGACGAACGGACCGTGGTGGTCACCGCGCTGCGACTCGGCTGGTCGATGGCGGACGCCTACCACCACGCGCAGAACGCCGACCTCACCGACGACGGGAACCGGCCGGTGGCCGCGCCGCCGAAACTGTCGAACCTGACCGAGCTGGCCGGGTGGCACCGGCTCGGAATGTACCTCGACGGCGTGGACGTGGCGCTGGCCCAGATCGCGCCGCTCACCCCGGCCGGTCGTACCGCGCCGTCCACCGCCGCCGCCCGCCGCGCCACCGGCCCCGACCGGGAACCGCTGCTGCGCGCGCTCGACGACCTCAACATCGACGTGCTGCGCTGGACGATGGCGACGAACCACCGGGTGGGCGTGGCGTACCGGCTGGGGCGCTCACTCGCCGACACCGTGCGGCGTGGCGACGCCGAACGGCTTCCCGGCCGGTTCGGTGGCCGGCACCTCCAGATCAGCAGGTGGCTCGACGAGCTGGCGAGCGTGCTGCCGCCGTACTCGGCCGCTGTGGTGCGCCGCTCACTGGCGGCGTGGGCCACAGCGGTCGGTCGCGCCACGGTGGGCGACCCGGGCGAGGCCGGTCTCGCCGACCTCGCCCGCGAGCTGCGCAACCAGGGCGACCTGTGGCAGGACGTGCTCACCGGCGGCCTGCACCCGCGTGACCTGCTGGACGAGGAGAACTGGGCGGTGATCGCCCGCAACGTCGTCATCCGGGACCGGAAGCTGGTGGCGCAGGCGGCACGGGGGATCTTCTGGCCGGTGCTGGCGCCACTGCTGGTGGTGCTGCTGGCGGTGGTGGGCGTCAGCGCCGCCGCAGCGGCCGGCTCCCCCACCACCCGGGCGGCGGTGGCGCTCGTCGGCCTCGGCGCCGGGCTCACAGCGATCTGGCGGTCGATCTCCACGCCGACGCTGTCGGTGGCCGCCGAGGTGAACCGCCCGCTGCTGGACAGCGAGCTGGTGGTGCAGATGACCGCCCGGATCGACCGGCCGCTCGCCGCGGCCCGAAGCGCCGGACGGGCCGGACGGCAGCGGAGACCCGTCGACGACGGATCGAAATACGTTGCCCACGATTCCCGAATCGATCTACCGTGACCACGCAAGGTCAACCACCGCTACGGGAGCCGTCCATGTCGCTGCGATCCGCCACCACGATGACGTCGTGGCTGCTCGGCGACGGCTGCCGGGAACACGGTCCCTGGCCCGGAGAGCACGACTGACGCCTCGCGCGTCCCCGTCGTCGCCGCCCGGTCCCGTGGACCGGGCGGCTTTTTCGTCGCCGTACCGCCGATCGTGAAGGGAGAGCCCGGTGGACGCCGTCCTCGTCATAAACGCCGACCTCGGCCCGCTGCACCGGGTCACCGTCAAGCACGCGATCCGGATGCTCTGCCGCCGGGTCGCCGAGATCCACGAGGCCGAGCCGGACCGGGTGATCGGCGTCTTCCCGCTGCCCCGGGTGGTGCGCCTCGTCCGGTACGTGGTGACGCGCTGGCGGTTCAGCGCCGGCCCGGCCTGGTCGCGGGCCGGGGTGCTGGCGCGCGACCGGCGGCGCTGCGCCTACTGCGACGGCGCGGCCAGCACGATCGACCACATCCTGCCCCGCTCGCGCGGTGGCCGGAACACCTGGGGGAACACCACCGCCGCCTGCTACGCGTGCAACCAGCGCAAGGGTGACCGGACCCCGGCCGAGGCGGGCATGCCGCTGCGGCGGGCGCCGGTGACGCCGAGCTGGGCCGCGCTGGCGCGGTGACGGACGGCCGGCGGGCACAGGGGGCGGTGCCGGGGTACTCCCCGGCGCCGCGCCCGCCGGTCCCACCATGCCCTAGGTGTCGAGGCGACGCGTCAGCCCGTCGAGCAGGAGGTCCAGCCCGCCGCCGAACTCGTCCTCCGGGCCGACCGCGCCGGCCTCGCGCGCGGTCTCGGCGAGCAGGGGGAACTCGTCGCGGGGCAGCGTCGCGATGACAGCCGTGCCGGGCCCGGCCAGCGCGCCGAGGTGTTCCATCTGGATCGCGCCGACCACGTAGCCGAGCAGGGCGCGGAACGCGACCACCCGCCCGGTTCCGGTGAAGCCGGCCCGGGTCAGCACCGCGAGCACCGCCTCGCCCCAGCGCAGGATCGCCGGTGAGCGGTGCCGGTGTGCGGGCAGCAACGGAACGACTGCCGGATGGGTGCCGACCGCCCGGCGTACCCGGCCGGACAGCTCCCGGACGCCGTCCGGCCACGGGACGTCGAGCGGCGGGCGGGTGTCCACCCGGTCGAGGACCCGCTCGACGACGAGTGCCTCCAGTTCGTCGCGGTCGGCGACGTAACGGTAGAGGCCCATCGTGCTGGTGCCGAGCTGCGCGCCGACCGCGCGCATGGTGAGGCCGGCGAGGCCGTCCCGGTCGAGCACCGCGAGCGCCGCGTCGGCGATCTGGGCGTGGGTCAGGGAACGGGGACGGGGCATGGCCTTGACAGCGTACAAGATACGCCTACGGTTGTAGGAGTACGTCGTACGCCTACAACGGGAGCGCGCATGGACGTCGTCACCCCTCGCCATCTCACCAGCGTGACCGGCGCCCAGGTCGCCCTGCCGGACCCGGACCGCCTGGTCCACCTCCAGTTCCGTCGCTTCGCCGGCTGCCCGGTCTGCAACCTCCACCTACGCTCGGTCGTCCGCCGGCACGCCGAGATCGAGGCGGCCGGCGTACGCGAGGTGGTGCTCTTCCACTCCCCCGCCGACGAGTTGCGCGAGCACGTCGCCGACCTGCCGTTCGCCGTGGTGGCCGATCCGGACCGGCGGCTCTACCGGGAGTTCGGGGTGGAGTCGGCGCGACGGTCGCTGCTCGACCCGCGCGCCTGGCTGCCGATCCTGCGTGGCGTGGCGATCAGCACCTGGCACATCCTGCGCGGACGGGAGCGGTCGCCGTCCCTTACGCCGCACGGCGGCCGGTTCGGGCTGCCGGCCGACTTCCTGATCGCGCCGGACGGGCGGGTGCTCGCCGCAAAGCACGGCGAACACGCCTCCGACCAGTGGTCGGTGGACGAGCTGCTGACCCAGGTCAGCGGGAGCCGGTCGACACGCTGACCGCCGGATCGCCGGGGTGTTCCCGCAGGAACGCCTCGGCCCGGGTCGCGTCCCGGAGGATCTGCCAGCAGGCGAGCGTGAACATCACGCCGAAGACGCCGAACAGGACGAACCACATCGGGGTGAGGCTGAGCAGCACCTGACCGAGGTTCATCGTCACCAGACCGCCGAACAACGGCACGAATCTCCGTTGCCGAATCAGCTGCGCCGCGGCCGTCCGCAGCCAGGGCAGGTCGTCCGGGGAGCCCACCACGCCGCGCCGGACCGCCCGGGTCAACTCCCGGCGACGGCCGAGGCTGACCGCCCACAGCCGGGACTCCCGGTCGGCCCGGTAACTGCCGCTGCGGACCATGACGACCAGCGCGCCGATCTCGAGCACGAGGCCCAGCACCACGAGGACTTCGCCGGTCACCGCCATCCAGGCGGGCGGGTCACCGCGTTCCAGCCAGGTGCTCGGGAAGACGCCGCCCGCCATCAGCCCCACCAGCAGCGACACCAGGGCGGACACCACCACCGCGCCGACCAGCAGCAGCCGGAACCGGCGTCGGCCCCGCCGGATCGCGTGGCGTTGCGCCCCACCGTCCACGATGGCCTCCCCCGTTTCGACGGTCGGGACGTACCCGCCGGGGGGTGCCGGGCAAACGGCGGTCAGTGGGTGGTCGGCGGGGTCCAGCCGAAACGCGGCGGACGCCGCTCGTTGATGGCCGCCACACCCTCGCGGGCCTCGCCGCTGTCCCGCACCTGGGCGTGCCACCACGCGAGCCGGTCGGCGTCGGCGCGCCCATCGATGATCTCCTTGGCGGCGGCCACCGTGAGCCGGGAACGCTCGGCGATGGTGGCGGTCAGCGCCGCCACCCGCCCGGCCAGCTCCCCGGCCGGCAGCACCTCGTCCACCAGGCCGATCCGCAGCGCCCGCTCCGCGTCGACCAGCTCGCTGCTGAACAGCAGGTGCTTGGCGGCGGACGGACCGACGAGCGCGGCCAGCCGCCGCGTGGTCGGCGCCGGGTAGACCAGGCCGAGCCGGGCCGGGGGTACGCCGAACCGGGCATCCGCGGCAGCCAGGCGCAGGTCGCAGGCGACGGCGAGCTGGCAGCCGCCGCCCACGCAGGCGCCCTCGATCGCGGCGACAGTGGGACGGCCGAACGCGGTGAGCCGTTCCTCGGCGGCCACCGCGATGCTGCCGTCACCGGCGGCCAGCAGCTCGTCCAGGTCGCCGAGGTCAGCCCCGGCGCAGAACGTGCCGGCCGCGCCGGTGAGCACCAGCACCCGTACCGCCGGGTCGGCCTCCAGGCCGTCGAGCAGCACCGGAAGCTGCCGCCACATGGCCGGGGTCATGGCGTTGCGCCGGGCCGGGTTGTGGATGACAACCGTTGCCACCGGGCCGTCCACCCTGACGGTGAGTTCCGCGTCGGACATGGTGCGACCGTAACGGGCGGGGCCCGGCGACCACCCGCGTGGGGTGGCCGCCGGGCCCCGGGGTCGGGCGGTCAGGTCAGGAGACGTTGACCGCGGTGTCGTCGAGCACGAACGAGGTCTGCAGCGAGCTGTCCTCGGTGCCGGTGAACTTCAGCGTGACGGTCTGCCCGGCGTACGACGCCAGGGAGAACGACTTCTGGCTGTAGCCGCTGGCCTTGTTCAGGTTCGAGTAGGTCGCCAGCGTGGCCAGCACCGAACCGGAGGAGCTGAGCACCTGCACGTTCAGCTTGTCGTACTGGACGCTGCTGGTGGTCTCGGCCGAGTCGATGTGCAGCCAGAACGAGAAGGTGTACGCGGAGCAGCCGCTCGGCAGGCTCACCGACTGCGAGAGCGAGTCGGTGCGGGTGCTGCCGTAGCCGTTCAGCCAGGCGTTCCACGTACCGGTGCGGGTCGGCTGGCCCTGCGAGCCGTACTGGCCGATCACGCCGGAGGTGGAGGTCCAGACCGTGTTGCCGGACTCGAAGCCGGGGTTGCCGAGCTTCTGGCCCGCGCCGGTGCAGCCGCCGCCGGTGCCGGTCACCGTCAGCGAGTACGTGGCGGTCTTCGCGCCGGACGCCGCGCTGCCGTTGACAGTCACCGAGTAGGTGCCGGTCGGCGTGCTGGAGCTGGTGGAGATGGTGAGCGTGGACGAGCCGCCGGAGGTCACCGAGGAGGGGCTGAACGACGCGGTGGCGCCGGTCGGCAGGCCGGACGCGGAGAACGTCACGGTCTGCGCGGTGCCGCTGGTGGTGGACGTGGCGACGGTGGCGGAGACCGAACCACCCGCGGTCACCGACCCGGCGGTCGGCGAGAGCGAGACGGAGAAGTCGTTGCCGGTGGAGCTGCACGGCGCGTCGTTACCGGCGACGTTCACCGCGGTCCAGGCAGCCTGGACGGCCTTGTACTCGGTGGAGCAGTTGCCGTACAGGTCGGTCGCGGCCCGCAGGGTGTACGCGCGGGAGGTGTTGGCCGGGTTGCTGGTGTTGACGTACGAGGTGTTCGAGGTGAAGTACACGTCGAGCGCCCGGTACCAGATCTTCTCCGCCTTGGTGCGGCCGATGCCGGTGACCGCCGGGGCCGAGCCGCAGACCGGCGAGGTGCCGTACGCGGTGGCGCCGGTGCCCTCGGCGAGGTTGAAGAAGAAGTGGTTGCCGACGCCGGAGGAGTAGTGCACGTCCTTGTTCCTCGTGCTGGTGGACCAGCAGGAGTCGGACGAGCCGTCCAGCGACGGGTTGTACATGTAGCGCAGTGGCGTACCGTTTCCGTTGATGTTGATCTTCTCACCGACCTGGTAGTCACCCGGGTCGCTCGGCGCGGCGGCGTAGAACTCCACCATGTTGCCGAAGATGTCGCTGGTGGACTCGTTGAGGCCACCGGACTCGCCGGAGTAGACCAGACCGGCCAGCGCCTCGGTGACGCCGTGGCTCATCTCGTGGCCGGCGACGTCCAGCGAGACCAGCGGGCGGGAGTTGCCCGAGCCGTCGCCGTAGGTCATCTGGGCCCCGTCCCAGAACGCGTTGACGTAGTTGTTGCCGTAGTGCACCCGGCTCGGCACGCCCTGGCCGTTGCCGAAGATGCCGTTGCGGCCGTGCACGTTCTTGAAGTAGTCGAACGTCTTGGCGGCGCCGAAGTGGGCGTCCACCGCGGCCGACTGCCGGTTTGAGGTGGCGCCGTTGCCCCAGGCGTTGTCCGCGTCGGTGAACGTGGTGCAGCTGGAGGTCCCGTTGTTCATGTCGCAGGTACGGCCGTTGCCACGCACCGGGTCGATCATCTGGTACGTGCTGCCGGAGAGCGTCGTGTCGATGGTGACCGAGCCGGTGTAGATGCCCTGGCCGGTGCCGGCCACCGTCTCGATCTCGTCGTACGAGCCGATCACCTTGCCGGTGGTGGCGTCGGTGACGACGTGCAGCTTCGACGGGGTCTGCTTGTCCGCCTTCCAGCCGGTCGCGACGGTCTCCCAGGCGAGGCGGCCCTTGCCGCTGCTGGCGTCGACGAACAGCTCCGGCGCGCCGACCGAGGTGAGCGAGCCGGAGAACGTCTTGCGGGCGCTGGCCTTGGCCGCCTCCGCGCCGACCTTCGCGGTGGTGCTCAGGGTCAGCGGGGCGTCGAGGCTGACCGACGCGCTGGTCATGGTGCCGTTCGGGGCGGTGTGGATGACGAAGTCACCGCCGTACACCCGGAGGCCCTGGTAGGTCCGGCTGTACCGGGTGTGCGCCGCCCCGGAGGGGTCGACCTTGGTGCGGACGGCCTGATAGGCCTCACCGCTGGCGCCCTTGACGACGCCGGGGTTGGCGCGCAGCAGGCTCGCGGCCTGGGCTACGGCCGACGTCTCGGGGCTGGGGGCGCTTGGCGCTGCCGCTTGCGCCGAGGTGGTGACGCAGGCCAGCACGCTGCTGGTTAGCAGCGCTGCGCTGACGGCGGCGACGGATCTTTTCACGGGCCCTCCTGGAAGGCGAA
This genomic window contains:
- a CDS encoding APC family permease, translating into MEQLARRLGVPDAVVIGLGSMLGAGVFVVFAPAAATAGGVGLLVALAVAGFIAYCNATSSARLAARYPESGGTYVYGRERLHPFAGFLAGWGFVVGKTASCAAMALTVGAYLWPGRARLVAVLAVVAVTVVNLRGIGKTAAATRVLVAVVLTVLAVVAVTGAPQVAADRLTAPADLGVGGVLTAAGLLFFAFAGYARIATLGEEVRDPERTIPRAVPLALGAVLAIYLTLAVVALGVLGADRLASTDAPLVEVVTAAGHPGLAWLVRAGAAVAVTGVLLSLLAGVGRTSLAMARRRDLPGALAAVHPRHRVPHRAELAVAAVVVAVVAVGDVRGAIGFSSCTVLVYYAITNAAALTLGPDPARRVPARLLAALGLVGCLVLAVNLPLPSVLAGFGVLALGALGYAIRRRLRPA
- a CDS encoding potassium channel family protein, with product MAEPLRDRARRATGWRLRMNGDERPHFVVCGSDPLAYWVVRSLLATDSAEGRVRVTLVVPARRRSEGPDGRDVPGVRVVTAERLDEAAFRRAGLAGAAGLALLNQDDVGNMHAALCAQEVESRLRLVVRMFNTNLADGLRQLFPDSAVLSDASMAAPAFVAAALGEVAPTHFRHAGRTLYVARRDDVRPQDVVCGLAVTTDPDLVRVLPADEAAADVVLAEATGRPAGTEVAARRLVRARRLRQPGAVLLRAVRHFATRKIGIAVLVLLGVIAVLGWLNARATDVSWSEAVYLTLVTTLTGQDPDVNKPVAAQVMQVVLNLAGLALIPLITAAVVDGVVNARLALHAGRVQPDRSGHVVLVGLGNIGTRVMAQLHDFGVEVVAIDRNADARGAALAHRLGVPLIVGDAGREETLRSASVDTCQALVVVSTDDGTNLRAALIARSLDPDLRVVLRLFDGDFAERIQQAFGIGISRSVSYLAAPSFAAALLDRAVVATIPVDRHALLVTEVPVVAGSPLDGRPLSAVARPGEVRLLAYTRPNQKADWTADPRMVIQAGDRLTVVARRAGLTALLRETTPAPPPAPAGPPAARRPEE
- a CDS encoding MSMEG_6728 family protein, translated to MQTFLPYPDFLASARTLDQKRLGKQRVEAIQVLRGLTRPDYGWRNHPAVKMWAGYEEALTRYGLDMCAVWCEPGRADTCAGTLATDLAAACGIAVIRTQDELAAAGELPPWLGLDDLHRSHRSSLLRKDPVHYAQLFTDVSPDLEYVWPPSDRPRRCLG
- a CDS encoding FAD-dependent oxidoreductase — translated: MGLSQVVGRLIGVREHVVDPGGGGAPRVPRPVPALVVGGGIAGMSAAVVLAERGVAVTVLEAAPHLGGRLGAWPEELPDGAQRNEHGFHAFFRQYWNWRSILRRVDPALGFLKPIPGYPILSEQWPTEEFGKLPPAPPANLLALLLHSPSLRLADLRAMDRDAALPLLTYDPVRTYEEFDERTADELLTSLRLPDRARAMLFEVFSHSFFNHEAEMSAAEMIAQFHFYLLGNPEGLAFDCPDRDYATAIWEPLTRHVEKHGGRVLTGAPATRLDRTPAGWRVTGADGDVWEAPHVVLAVDPPALAALVAASPGLVAAAPELVARMPAFGTPGPPYAVARYWMDGDVRPDRAVFSGVSRQPTLDSVTLYHRLEDEPRRWAERTGGSVVELHAYACEPDVPADELAARMLRELTALWPEVADLRVRELRARVEAQAPAFTPGSHAGRPGVETDAAGLYLAGDGIRTEFPSALMERSAATGIIAANHILRAEGAAAEPVRSIRPRGLLAGKAGPKRS
- a CDS encoding HNH endonuclease, whose translation is MDAVLVINADLGPLHRVTVKHAIRMLCRRVAEIHEAEPDRVIGVFPLPRVVRLVRYVVTRWRFSAGPAWSRAGVLARDRRRCAYCDGAASTIDHILPRSRGGRNTWGNTTAACYACNQRKGDRTPAEAGMPLRRAPVTPSWAALAR
- a CDS encoding TetR/AcrR family transcriptional regulator; the encoded protein is MPRPRSLTHAQIADAALAVLDRDGLAGLTMRAVGAQLGTSTMGLYRYVADRDELEALVVERVLDRVDTRPPLDVPWPDGVRELSGRVRRAVGTHPAVVPLLPAHRHRSPAILRWGEAVLAVLTRAGFTGTGRVVAFRALLGYVVGAIQMEHLGALAGPGTAVIATLPRDEFPLLAETAREAGAVGPEDEFGGGLDLLLDGLTRRLDT
- a CDS encoding peroxiredoxin-like family protein is translated as MDVVTPRHLTSVTGAQVALPDPDRLVHLQFRRFAGCPVCNLHLRSVVRRHAEIEAAGVREVVLFHSPADELREHVADLPFAVVADPDRRLYREFGVESARRSLLDPRAWLPILRGVAISTWHILRGRERSPSLTPHGGRFGLPADFLIAPDGRVLAAKHGEHASDQWSVDELLTQVSGSRSTR
- a CDS encoding enoyl-CoA hydratase/isomerase family protein, giving the protein MSDAELTVRVDGPVATVVIHNPARRNAMTPAMWRQLPVLLDGLEADPAVRVLVLTGAAGTFCAGADLGDLDELLAAGDGSIAVAAEERLTAFGRPTVAAIEGACVGGGCQLAVACDLRLAAADARFGVPPARLGLVYPAPTTRRLAALVGPSAAKHLLFSSELVDAERALRIGLVDEVLPAGELAGRVAALTATIAERSRLTVAAAKEIIDGRADADRLAWWHAQVRDSGEAREGVAAINERRPPRFGWTPPTTH
- a CDS encoding M4 family metallopeptidase — its product is MKRSVAAVSAALLTSSVLACVTTSAQAAAPSAPSPETSAVAQAASLLRANPGVVKGASGEAYQAVRTKVDPSGAAHTRYSRTYQGLRVYGGDFVIHTAPNGTMTSASVSLDAPLTLSTTAKVGAEAAKASARKTFSGSLTSVGAPELFVDASSGKGRLAWETVATGWKADKQTPSKLHVVTDATTGKVIGSYDEIETVAGTGQGIYTGSVTIDTTLSGSTYQMIDPVRGNGRTCDMNNGTSSCTTFTDADNAWGNGATSNRQSAAVDAHFGAAKTFDYFKNVHGRNGIFGNGQGVPSRVHYGNNYVNAFWDGAQMTYGDGSGNSRPLVSLDVAGHEMSHGVTEALAGLVYSGESGGLNESTSDIFGNMVEFYAAAPSDPGDYQVGEKININGNGTPLRYMYNPSLDGSSDSCWSTSTRNKDVHYSSGVGNHFFFNLAEGTGATAYGTSPVCGSAPAVTGIGRTKAEKIWYRALDVYFTSNTSYVNTSNPANTSRAYTLRAATDLYGNCSTEYKAVQAAWTAVNVAGNDAPCSSTGNDFSVSLSPTAGSVTAGGSVSATVATSTTSGTAQTVTFSASGLPTGATASFSPSSVTSGGSSTLTISTSSSTPTGTYSVTVNGSAASGAKTATYSLTVTGTGGGCTGAGQKLGNPGFESGNTVWTSTSGVIGQYGSQGQPTRTGTWNAWLNGYGSTRTDSLSQSVSLPSGCSAYTFSFWLHIDSAETTSSVQYDKLNVQVLSSSGSVLATLATYSNLNKASGYSQKSFSLASYAGQTVTLKFTGTEDSSLQTSFVLDDTAVNVS